The proteins below are encoded in one region of Serratia symbiotica:
- a CDS encoding crotonase/enoyl-CoA hydratase family protein, which translates to MKLLNHPACRPFTEAGHLSQISAYYEEGRHIMWMLLRAEPRPCFNQALIEDVMTLAQAAKESSLPFDFWVTGSLVPKMFNAGGDLQFFASAIKNRKREAMMAYARACIDCVHAASRGFDTGAVSIAMVEGSALGGGFEAALAHHFVLAQSNVRMGFPEIAFNLFPGMGGYSLVARKANMRLAEELIWGGESHTAEWFENRGLVDKLFQPGDAYVATRTFIDTIRPKLNGMRAMLRARQRVLQLTRSELMDITEDWVHSAFTIEERDHAYIERLVTLQNRHTFNLQHTS; encoded by the coding sequence ATGAAATTACTTAATCACCCCGCCTGCCGTCCGTTTACTGAAGCGGGTCATCTGTCGCAGATCTCCGCCTATTATGAGGAAGGACGGCACATCATGTGGATGCTGCTACGTGCTGAACCACGCCCGTGTTTTAATCAGGCATTGATCGAAGACGTCATGACGTTGGCGCAAGCCGCAAAAGAATCGTCACTGCCATTCGATTTTTGGGTCACCGGTTCACTGGTGCCGAAAATGTTCAATGCTGGTGGTGATTTGCAATTCTTCGCCAGCGCGATCAAAAACCGCAAGCGAGAGGCGATGATGGCCTACGCTCGCGCCTGCATCGATTGCGTGCATGCGGCTTCGCGTGGCTTTGATACCGGCGCAGTGAGCATTGCGATGGTGGAAGGTAGTGCGCTGGGCGGCGGTTTTGAAGCCGCCTTGGCGCACCACTTTGTGTTGGCACAGAGTAACGTCCGTATGGGCTTCCCAGAGATCGCCTTCAACCTGTTCCCCGGTATGGGCGGTTATTCGCTGGTGGCGCGCAAGGCCAACATGCGGCTGGCGGAAGAGTTAATCTGGGGCGGTGAATCACACACCGCCGAGTGGTTTGAAAATCGTGGCCTGGTGGATAAACTGTTCCAGCCCGGCGATGCTTATGTGGCCACCCGCACCTTTATCGACACTATCCGTCCCAAGCTGAACGGCATGCGTGCCATGCTGCGCGCGCGCCAGCGGGTATTGCAGCTCACGCGCTCCGAACTGATGGATATCACTGAGGACTGGGTGCACTCTGCCTTTACCATTGAGGAGAGAGATCACGCCTATATTGAACGACTAGTGACGCTACAAAATCGTCACACGTTTAACCTGCAACATACTAGCTGA
- the yhjD gene encoding inner membrane protein YhjD — protein MPTGSNSDKKCQQSQQEEQSKPLFAIKTGHEQIDRRICSFSRWVAGIKARPSMAHLLRAAERFNDRLGNQFGAAITYFSFLSLIPILMVSFAAVGFVLASNPDLLAKLINRIVGSISDPTLASTLKNTVNTAIQQRTTVGLTGLVLALYSGISWMGNLREAIRAQSRDIWERNPQDQEKVYFKYTRDFISLIGLVVALIITLSLTSIAGSAQAVIVNALGLDGIEWLRPAMTLIALSISVFANYLLFLWIFWMLPRHKPKKKALLRGTLLAAIGFEVIKFVMTMTLPQVAKSPSGAAFGSVIGLMAFFYFFARLTLFCAAWIATAQYQEDKTLP, from the coding sequence ATGCCTACAGGATCAAATTCAGATAAAAAATGCCAACAATCGCAGCAGGAAGAGCAGAGCAAACCGCTTTTCGCCATCAAAACCGGTCATGAGCAGATCGATCGACGCATCTGCAGTTTTTCACGCTGGGTGGCGGGTATTAAAGCCAGGCCGAGCATGGCGCATTTGCTGCGCGCAGCAGAACGCTTTAATGATCGTTTGGGCAATCAGTTCGGCGCGGCCATCACCTACTTCTCATTTCTATCGCTGATCCCCATCCTGATGGTGTCATTTGCTGCTGTGGGCTTTGTGCTGGCGTCCAATCCCGATCTTTTGGCCAAATTGATCAACCGGATTGTCGGTAGCATCAGCGATCCAACGCTGGCCAGCACGCTAAAAAACACGGTCAATACCGCCATTCAGCAACGCACCACCGTTGGACTGACAGGTCTGGTGCTGGCGCTGTATTCGGGCATCAGTTGGATGGGTAACCTGCGTGAGGCGATCCGCGCTCAGTCGCGCGACATCTGGGAGCGCAACCCGCAGGATCAGGAAAAAGTCTACTTCAAATACACCCGCGATTTTATCTCGCTGATCGGCTTGGTGGTGGCGCTGATCATTACGCTGTCGCTGACCTCAATCGCCGGGTCGGCTCAGGCGGTGATCGTCAACGCACTGGGGCTGGATGGCATCGAATGGCTGCGGCCAGCGATGACGCTGATTGCACTGTCGATCTCCGTTTTCGCCAACTATCTGCTGTTTTTGTGGATCTTCTGGATGCTGCCACGCCATAAGCCGAAGAAAAAGGCGCTACTGCGCGGCACGCTGCTGGCCGCCATCGGTTTTGAAGTGATCAAATTCGTGATGACCATGACGCTGCCACAGGTGGCAAAGTCACCCTCTGGTGCGGCCTTTGGTTCGGTGATTGGGCTGATGGCCTTTTTCTACTTCTTTGCCCGCCTGACGCTGTTTTGTGCCGCCTGGATCGCCACCGCTCAGTACCAAGAGGATAAAACTTTGCCGTAA
- the ilvC gene encoding ketol-acid reductoisomerase, whose translation MANYFNSLNLRQQLAQLGQCRFMARDEFADEADYLKGKKVVIVGCGAQGLNQGLNMRDSGLDVAYALRQEAIDEKRASWRKASENGFNVGTYEELIPQADLVVNLTPDKQHSFVVRAVQPLMKDGAALGYSHGFNIVEMGEQVRKDITVVMVAPKCPGTEVREEYKRGFGVPTLIAVHPENDPKGEGMAIAKAWAAATGGHRAGVLGSSFVAEVKSDLMGEQTILCGMLQAGSLVCFDKLVAEGTDPAYAEKLIQFGWETITEALKQGGITLMMDRLSNPAKLRAYVLSEQLKEIMAPLFQKHMDDIISGAFSSGMMADWAEDDVKLLAWRAETGQTAFENAPQFAGKISEQEYFDHGVLMVAMVKAGVELAFETMVDAGIIAESAYYESLHELPLIANTIARKRLYEMNVVISDTAEYGNYLFANAAVPLLQRFMTTLQAGDLGKPVASTRVDNAQLRDVNEAVRNHPIESIGRTLRGYMTDMKRIAVAG comes from the coding sequence ATGGCTAACTATTTCAACTCATTGAACCTGCGGCAGCAGTTGGCACAATTGGGTCAATGCCGCTTTATGGCACGCGACGAATTTGCTGATGAAGCGGATTACCTGAAAGGTAAAAAAGTGGTGATTGTTGGCTGTGGTGCGCAGGGCTTGAACCAGGGCCTAAACATGCGTGATTCAGGTCTGGACGTGGCTTATGCGCTACGCCAGGAAGCCATCGACGAGAAGCGTGCTTCATGGCGTAAAGCCAGCGAAAACGGTTTCAATGTAGGTACCTACGAAGAGCTGATCCCGCAGGCTGACCTGGTGGTTAACTTGACGCCGGACAAACAGCACTCCTTTGTGGTACGCGCGGTGCAGCCGCTGATGAAAGACGGTGCGGCGCTGGGCTATTCTCACGGCTTCAACATCGTTGAAATGGGCGAGCAGGTGCGCAAAGACATCACGGTAGTGATGGTGGCACCAAAATGCCCAGGCACTGAAGTACGTGAAGAATACAAACGTGGTTTCGGCGTGCCGACCCTGATTGCGGTTCACCCGGAAAACGATCCGAAAGGCGAAGGTATGGCTATTGCCAAGGCTTGGGCGGCGGCGACGGGTGGCCACCGAGCCGGCGTGCTAGGCTCCTCCTTCGTCGCCGAGGTGAAATCCGATCTGATGGGCGAGCAAACCATTCTGTGCGGCATGTTGCAGGCGGGTTCGCTGGTGTGCTTTGACAAGCTGGTGGCTGAAGGTACCGACCCGGCTTACGCCGAGAAACTGATACAGTTCGGCTGGGAAACCATCACCGAAGCGCTGAAACAGGGCGGTATCACCCTGATGATGGATCGCCTGTCCAATCCGGCCAAGCTGCGTGCTTATGTGCTGTCTGAACAACTGAAAGAGATCATGGCACCGCTGTTCCAGAAGCATATGGACGACATCATCTCCGGCGCTTTCTCCAGCGGCATGATGGCCGACTGGGCCGAAGATGACGTGAAGCTGCTGGCCTGGCGTGCAGAGACCGGCCAAACCGCGTTCGAGAATGCGCCGCAGTTTGCAGGAAAAATCAGTGAGCAGGAATACTTTGATCATGGCGTGCTGATGGTGGCGATGGTGAAAGCAGGGGTTGAGCTGGCGTTTGAAACCATGGTTGATGCTGGCATCATTGCAGAATCAGCGTATTACGAATCACTGCACGAACTGCCGCTGATTGCCAACACCATCGCACGTAAGCGTCTGTACGAAATGAACGTGGTTATCTCTGACACTGCCGAGTATGGCAACTACCTGTTTGCTAACGCTGCGGTGCCATTGTTGCAAAGGTTCATGACCACGCTACAGGCGGGTGACCTGGGTAAACCCGTTGCCAGCACTAGGGTAGACAACGCCCAACTGCGCGACGTTAACGAAGCGGTACGCAACCACCCCATCGAATCCATTGGCCGCACACTGCGTGGCTACATGACCGATATGAAACGCATCGCTGTAGCGGGCTAA
- the ilvY gene encoding HTH-type transcriptional activator IlvY, translating to MDLRDLKLFLHLADSHHFGRTAKAMHVSPSTLSRQIQRLEAILGQPLFLRDSRTVKLTDAGEQLKQFAQQTLLQYQQLKHALGQHGSSLSGELRLFCSVTAAYSHLPPILDHFRAQHPLVEIKLTTGDAADAVDKVQSSEADLGIAGRPETLPTSVAFTQICKIPLVLIAPALPCAVRTQVFTEQPIWADIPFILPEHGPSRKRIELWFRHQRISNPLIYATVGGHEAIVSMVALGCGIALIPSVVVDNSPEPVRQRISPLENVSMVAPFELGVCVQKKRLSDPLINAFWRLLPP from the coding sequence ATGGATTTGCGTGATTTAAAGCTGTTCCTCCATCTTGCTGATAGTCACCACTTTGGTCGCACCGCCAAGGCGATGCACGTTAGCCCATCGACGCTATCCCGCCAGATCCAGCGGCTGGAAGCGATCCTTGGGCAACCGCTGTTTTTACGTGATAGTCGCACGGTGAAACTCACCGATGCCGGCGAACAACTTAAGCAGTTTGCCCAGCAGACGCTGCTGCAATACCAGCAATTGAAACACGCGCTCGGCCAGCATGGCTCTTCGCTGAGTGGCGAGCTGCGGCTGTTCTGCTCGGTCACCGCTGCTTACAGCCACCTGCCACCCATCCTCGACCACTTTCGCGCGCAGCACCCACTGGTGGAAATTAAACTGACCACGGGTGATGCTGCCGATGCGGTCGACAAAGTGCAGTCCAGCGAGGCTGATCTCGGCATCGCTGGCCGGCCAGAAACCCTGCCGACCAGCGTGGCGTTTACCCAAATCTGCAAAATCCCGCTGGTGCTAATCGCCCCGGCACTGCCCTGTGCGGTGCGCACTCAGGTCTTTACCGAGCAGCCCATCTGGGCCGATATTCCTTTTATCCTGCCAGAACACGGCCCATCACGAAAACGCATCGAGCTGTGGTTCCGCCACCAACGCATCAGCAATCCGCTGATTTACGCCACCGTTGGCGGTCATGAAGCCATCGTGTCGATGGTGGCTCTGGGCTGTGGCATCGCACTGATCCCCAGTGTGGTGGTGGATAACAGCCCGGAACCGGTACGCCAGCGTATCTCACCATTGGAAAATGTTTCGATGGTCGCCCCCTTTGAACTGGGGGTTTGCGTACAAAAGAAACGCCTCAGCGATCCGTTGATCAATGCATTTTGGCGTTTACTGCCCCCGTAA
- the ilvA gene encoding threonine ammonia-lyase, biosynthetic, which produces MAVSQPLPDAPCGAQYLRAVLRSPVYEVVQVTPLQAMNKISARLGNTILVKREDRQPVHSFKLRGAYAMIASLGEEQKARGVVTASAGNHAQGVAFSGKRLGIKTLIVMPVSTADIKVDAVRGFGGEVLLHGANFDEAKAKAIELSQQQGVTFVPPFDHPMVIAGQGTLAMELLQQDAHLDRVFVPVGGGGLAAAVAVLIKQLMPQIKVIGVEAADSACLRAALDAGQPVDLSRVGLFAEGVAVKRIGDETFRLCRQYLDDVITVDSDAICAAVKDLFEDVRAIAEPSGALALAGLKKYVQRHNLQGERLAHVLSGANLNFHGLRYVSERCELGEQREALLAVTIPEQQGSFLKFCQLLGGRAVTEFNYRYADANNACIFVGVRLTSGHAERLEIIDELNRGGYQVVDLSDDEMAKLHVRYMVGGRPSRALCERLYSFEFPESPGALLKFLQTLGTCWNISLFHYRSHGTDFGRVLAGFELSQTEPEFEQHLQALGYDCHDETDNPAFRFFLQG; this is translated from the coding sequence ATGGCGGTATCACAACCCTTACCTGACGCCCCCTGCGGTGCGCAATATTTGCGAGCGGTGCTCCGCTCGCCGGTTTACGAGGTGGTTCAGGTCACCCCTTTGCAGGCCATGAACAAGATCTCTGCGCGCCTGGGCAACACTATTCTGGTAAAGCGTGAAGATCGCCAGCCGGTGCACAGTTTTAAGCTGCGTGGAGCCTACGCAATGATCGCCAGTCTGGGCGAAGAGCAAAAAGCACGTGGCGTGGTGACTGCCTCAGCGGGCAACCACGCGCAGGGTGTTGCCTTCTCCGGCAAACGGCTGGGGATCAAAACCTTGATCGTGATGCCAGTATCCACTGCGGATATCAAAGTGGATGCAGTACGCGGCTTTGGTGGTGAAGTGCTGCTGCACGGAGCCAATTTTGACGAGGCTAAAGCCAAAGCGATCGAACTTTCCCAACAGCAGGGCGTGACCTTTGTGCCACCGTTCGATCATCCAATGGTGATCGCCGGGCAGGGCACACTGGCGATGGAGTTGCTGCAACAGGACGCACATCTTGACCGGGTATTTGTGCCGGTCGGCGGCGGTGGCTTGGCCGCCGCCGTGGCGGTGCTGATCAAACAATTGATGCCGCAAATTAAGGTAATCGGCGTAGAAGCGGCGGACTCCGCCTGCCTACGGGCGGCGCTGGACGCTGGTCAGCCGGTGGATCTGTCACGCGTCGGGCTGTTTGCCGAAGGTGTAGCGGTGAAGCGTATCGGTGATGAAACCTTCCGCTTGTGCCGCCAATATCTGGACGATGTGATTACCGTAGACAGTGATGCCATCTGCGCTGCGGTTAAAGATCTGTTTGAGGATGTGCGTGCCATCGCTGAACCTTCCGGCGCGTTAGCATTGGCTGGGCTGAAGAAATACGTGCAGCGCCACAACCTTCAGGGTGAACGCCTGGCGCATGTGCTGTCCGGTGCCAACCTGAACTTCCACGGCTTGCGCTACGTGTCCGAGCGCTGCGAACTGGGCGAACAGCGTGAAGCCTTATTGGCGGTAACTATTCCAGAGCAGCAGGGTAGTTTCCTTAAGTTCTGCCAACTGCTAGGCGGCCGCGCGGTGACCGAATTCAATTACCGCTACGCTGATGCGAACAACGCCTGCATTTTCGTCGGCGTGCGTTTGACGAGCGGCCATGCCGAGCGGCTGGAGATCATCGACGAGCTAAATCGTGGCGGCTATCAGGTCGTGGATCTGTCCGATGATGAAATGGCCAAACTGCATGTGCGCTACATGGTCGGTGGGCGTCCATCGAGAGCGCTGTGCGAGCGTTTGTACAGTTTTGAATTCCCGGAGTCACCGGGAGCGCTGTTAAAGTTCCTGCAAACGCTGGGTACCTGCTGGAACATCTCGCTGTTCCACTACCGCAGCCATGGCACCGACTTTGGCCGTGTGTTGGCGGGCTTTGAGCTGTCGCAGACCGAACCTGAATTTGAACAACACCTACAGGCGCTGGGCTATGACTGCCACGATGAAACTGATAACCCGGCGTTCCGCTTTTTTTTGCAGGGCTGA
- the ilvD gene encoding dihydroxy-acid dehydratase: MPKYRSATTTHGRNMAGARALWRATGMTDADFGKPIIAVVNSFTQFVPGHVHLRDLGKLVAEQIEASGGIAKEFNTIAVDDGIAMGHGGMLYSLPSRELIADSVEYMVNAHCADAMVCISNCDKITPGMLMASLRLNIPVIFVSGGPMEAGKTKLSDKLIRLDLVDAMIQGANPHVSDADSAQIERSACPTCGSCSGMFTANSMNCLTEALGLSQPGNGSLLATHADRKYLFLNAGKGIVDLTKRYYEQGDESALPRGIANKAAFENAMTLDIAMGGSTNTVLHLLAAAQEGAVDFTMADIDRLSRKVPHMCKVAPSTQKYHMEDVHRAGGVLAILGELDRAGLMNRDVNNILGMKLPETLDKYDIMLTQDEAVKKMYRAGPAGIRTTQAFSQDCRWDTLDDDRTQGCIRSLENAFSLEGGLAVLYGNMAADGSIVKTAGVDKDNLTFRGPAKVYESQDSAVEAILGGKVVAGDVVVIRYEGPKGGPGMQEMLYPTTYLKSMGLGKVCALITDGRFSGGTSGLSIGHVSPEAANGGLIALIEDGDMIDIDIPKRSMVLDVPDSELAARREAELARGDQAWTPKNRERQVSFALRAYATLATSADKGAVRDKSKLGG; encoded by the coding sequence ATGCCTAAGTACCGTTCCGCCACCACCACCCATGGACGTAACATGGCTGGTGCCCGCGCATTATGGCGCGCGACCGGGATGACCGATGCCGATTTCGGCAAGCCGATTATTGCGGTGGTCAATTCCTTTACCCAGTTTGTTCCGGGTCATGTCCATTTGCGCGATTTGGGCAAGCTGGTTGCCGAACAGATCGAGGCTTCCGGCGGTATCGCCAAAGAGTTCAACACCATTGCGGTGGACGATGGTATCGCCATGGGCCACGGCGGCATGCTCTATTCCTTGCCATCACGCGAGTTGATCGCCGACTCGGTCGAATACATGGTGAATGCCCACTGCGCTGATGCCATGGTGTGCATTTCCAACTGTGACAAAATCACCCCAGGCATGCTGATGGCATCGCTGCGCCTGAATATTCCGGTGATCTTCGTTTCCGGCGGCCCGATGGAAGCCGGTAAGACCAAACTGTCCGATAAGCTGATCAGGCTGGATCTGGTTGATGCGATGATCCAAGGTGCCAACCCGCACGTCAGCGATGCTGACAGCGCACAAATTGAACGTTCTGCCTGCCCGACTTGCGGCTCTTGTTCCGGCATGTTTACTGCCAACTCGATGAACTGCCTGACCGAAGCACTGGGCTTGTCGCAGCCCGGTAATGGCTCGCTGCTGGCGACACACGCCGACCGCAAATATCTGTTCCTTAATGCTGGTAAAGGCATCGTGGATCTGACCAAGCGTTACTATGAGCAAGGTGATGAGAGCGCACTGCCACGTGGCATCGCCAACAAGGCGGCGTTCGAAAACGCCATGACGTTGGATATCGCCATGGGCGGCTCGACCAACACCGTGTTGCACTTGTTGGCAGCGGCTCAGGAAGGTGCCGTCGATTTCACCATGGCAGACATCGACCGTCTGTCGCGCAAGGTGCCGCACATGTGCAAAGTGGCACCGAGTACCCAAAAGTACCATATGGAAGATGTGCACCGCGCTGGAGGTGTGCTAGCCATTCTGGGCGAACTGGATCGCGCTGGTCTGATGAACCGCGATGTCAATAATATCCTCGGTATGAAACTGCCTGAAACCTTGGATAAATACGACATCATGCTGACTCAGGATGAGGCGGTCAAAAAGATGTATCGCGCTGGCCCGGCGGGCATCCGTACCACTCAGGCGTTTTCGCAGGACTGCCGGTGGGACACGTTGGACGACGATCGTACTCAAGGCTGCATTCGTTCACTGGAAAACGCCTTTAGCCTGGAAGGGGGATTGGCGGTGTTATACGGCAACATGGCGGCAGACGGCAGCATTGTAAAAACCGCTGGCGTCGATAAAGACAACCTGACATTCCGTGGCCCCGCAAAAGTCTATGAAAGCCAGGATAGCGCAGTAGAAGCTATTCTCGGTGGCAAAGTGGTGGCCGGTGACGTGGTGGTGATCCGCTACGAAGGGCCGAAAGGCGGGCCGGGCATGCAAGAAATGCTGTATCCAACCACCTATTTGAAGTCGATGGGGTTGGGCAAAGTCTGTGCGTTGATCACCGATGGTCGTTTCTCCGGTGGCACTTCCGGCCTATCCATCGGCCACGTTTCACCGGAGGCGGCCAACGGCGGCCTAATTGCCTTGATTGAAGATGGCGACATGATCGACATCGATATTCCAAAACGCAGTATGGTGCTGGACGTGCCGGACAGCGAGTTGGCTGCACGTCGTGAAGCCGAATTGGCGCGCGGCGACCAGGCTTGGACACCCAAAAATCGTGAGCGTCAGGTCTCCTTCGCACTGCGTGCCTATGCAACATTGGCCACCAGCGCCGATAAAGGCGCAGTGCGTGACAAGAGCAAGCTGGGAGGCTAA
- a CDS encoding branched-chain amino acid transaminase, translating to MTKKADYIWFNGEMVPWVEAKVHVMSHALHYGTSVFEGVRCYDSHKGPVVFRHREHMQRLHDSAKIYRMPVSQSVDELMEACRATLRKNNLVSAYIRPLVFVGDVGMGASPPAGYKTDVIIAAFPWGTYLGEEALDQGIDAMVSSWQRMAANTLPTAAKAGGNYLSSLLVGSEARRHGYQEGIALDVHGFISEGAGENLFEVKDGVLYTPPFTSAALPGITRDAIIKLAKDMGFEVREQMLSRESLYLADEVFMSGTAVEVTPVRSVDGIQVGIGTCGPVTKQIQQAFFGLFTGKTEDKYGWLDSVNS from the coding sequence ATGACGAAGAAAGCCGATTATATTTGGTTCAATGGTGAGATGGTTCCATGGGTTGAAGCCAAGGTGCACGTGATGTCGCACGCTTTGCACTATGGTACGTCCGTGTTTGAAGGGGTGCGCTGCTACGATTCCCACAAAGGCCCGGTAGTGTTCCGTCACCGTGAGCATATGCAGCGTCTGCACGATTCGGCGAAGATCTACCGCATGCCGGTATCGCAGAGCGTTGACGAATTGATGGAAGCCTGCCGCGCCACGTTGCGTAAAAACAATCTGGTCAGCGCTTATATTCGTCCGTTGGTGTTTGTCGGCGATGTAGGCATGGGTGCCAGCCCGCCAGCCGGTTATAAAACAGATGTGATCATCGCGGCGTTTCCTTGGGGAACGTATCTGGGTGAAGAGGCATTGGATCAAGGCATTGATGCGATGGTTTCCTCCTGGCAGCGCATGGCGGCAAATACCCTTCCCACGGCAGCCAAGGCTGGCGGTAACTACCTTTCATCGCTGCTGGTGGGTAGTGAAGCGCGCCGCCACGGTTATCAGGAAGGCATCGCGCTCGATGTGCACGGCTTTATTTCTGAAGGTGCGGGCGAAAACCTGTTCGAAGTCAAAGACGGTGTGCTGTACACCCCACCGTTCACTTCTGCGGCCCTGCCGGGCATTACCCGCGATGCCATCATCAAGTTGGCGAAAGACATGGGCTTTGAAGTGCGTGAGCAGATGTTGTCACGTGAGTCGTTGTACCTGGCCGACGAAGTGTTCATGTCCGGCACGGCAGTGGAAGTCACCCCGGTGCGCAGCGTTGATGGTATCCAGGTCGGTATCGGCACATGTGGCCCGGTGACCAAACAGATTCAGCAGGCGTTCTTTGGCCTGTTTACCGGAAAAACGGAAGATAAATACGGCTGGTTAGACTCGGTAAACTCATAA
- the ilvM gene encoding acetolactate synthase 2 small subunit produces MMQHQLSIRAQSRPEMLERVLRVVRHRGFQVSSMHMVSALNTDNITIELTVTSQRPVSLLSSQLSKLMGVSCVEIQQ; encoded by the coding sequence ATGATGCAGCATCAACTCTCGATCCGGGCGCAATCTCGCCCTGAAATGTTAGAGCGTGTATTGCGTGTCGTGCGTCATCGTGGTTTTCAGGTTTCTAGCATGCATATGGTTTCGGCGCTAAATACCGACAATATTACTATCGAATTAACTGTTACCAGCCAGCGCCCGGTTAGTCTGCTGTCATCCCAGTTAAGTAAATTGATGGGTGTCTCTTGTGTTGAGATCCAGCAATAA
- the ilvG gene encoding acetolactate synthase 2 catalytic subunit has product MNGAQWVVQALCAQGVEIVFGYPGGAIMPVYDALYDGGVEHLLCRHEQGAAMAAIGYARSTGKVGVCIATSGPGATNLITGLADALLDSVPVVAITGQVGSALIGTDAFQEIDVLGLSLACTKHSFLVGSLDALPGIMAEAFSIAVSGRPGPVLIDIPKDIQLAQGELRPHLMPVDGAFDYPAAALAQAADLLAQAHKPILYVGGGVGMAQAVPALREFIAVTGMPHVVTLKGLGAPHAEHPCYLGMLGMHGTKAANLAVQECDLLIAVGARFDDRVTGKLNAFAPQAKVIHMDIDPAEMSKLRQAHVALQGDLKALLPALQQPLNITAWQQWVRERKETHAWRYDHPGQLIYAPLLLKQLSARKPANSVVTTDVGQHQMWAAQHMTFERPENFITSSGLGTMGFGLPASVGAQMARPEDTVICVSGDGSFMMNVQELGTIKRKQLPLKIVLLDNQRLGMVRQWQQLFCDGRYSETNLSDNPDFLMLAAAFGIPGQHISRKDQVADALDAMFNNAGPYLLQVAIDELDNVWPLVPPGAGNETMLEGIS; this is encoded by the coding sequence ATGAATGGAGCTCAATGGGTCGTTCAGGCGCTGTGTGCGCAGGGTGTGGAAATCGTATTCGGCTATCCGGGCGGCGCAATTATGCCGGTGTATGATGCGTTGTATGACGGTGGCGTGGAACACCTGCTGTGCCGCCATGAGCAGGGCGCGGCGATGGCCGCCATTGGCTATGCCCGTTCCACCGGCAAAGTCGGCGTGTGTATCGCCACTTCTGGCCCCGGTGCCACCAACCTGATCACCGGCCTGGCCGACGCACTGCTTGACTCTGTTCCAGTTGTCGCTATTACCGGCCAGGTGGGCTCTGCGCTGATCGGCACTGATGCCTTTCAGGAGATCGATGTTCTCGGCCTGTCCCTGGCCTGTACCAAACACAGTTTTCTGGTGGGATCCCTGGATGCGCTGCCGGGCATCATGGCGGAAGCTTTCTCCATCGCTGTCAGTGGCCGCCCCGGCCCGGTACTGATCGATATCCCGAAAGACATCCAACTGGCACAGGGCGAACTACGCCCGCATTTGATGCCGGTAGACGGGGCATTCGATTACCCGGCTGCGGCGCTAGCGCAGGCTGCTGATCTGTTGGCTCAGGCGCACAAGCCGATATTGTACGTTGGCGGTGGAGTTGGCATGGCGCAGGCGGTGCCAGCGCTGCGTGAGTTTATCGCGGTCACCGGTATGCCGCATGTCGTCACGCTGAAAGGGCTGGGTGCACCGCATGCAGAGCACCCGTGCTACCTCGGCATGCTGGGCATGCACGGTACCAAGGCTGCCAATCTGGCAGTGCAGGAGTGCGACCTGCTGATCGCCGTTGGCGCACGTTTTGATGATCGCGTCACCGGCAAGCTGAACGCCTTTGCCCCACAGGCTAAAGTGATTCACATGGATATCGATCCGGCGGAGATGAGCAAACTGCGTCAGGCGCATGTAGCGTTACAGGGCGATTTGAAAGCCCTGCTACCAGCGCTACAGCAGCCGCTGAACATCACCGCTTGGCAGCAATGGGTCAGGGAGCGAAAAGAAACCCACGCCTGGCGATATGATCACCCAGGCCAGTTGATCTATGCACCGCTGCTGTTGAAGCAGCTTTCGGCGCGCAAACCGGCCAACAGTGTGGTGACCACTGACGTCGGCCAGCACCAGATGTGGGCCGCGCAGCATATGACATTTGAACGCCCGGAGAACTTCATCACCTCCAGTGGGTTGGGTACTATGGGGTTCGGCTTGCCAGCCTCAGTGGGCGCTCAGATGGCTCGCCCGGAAGATACGGTGATCTGCGTATCGGGCGATGGCTCTTTCATGATGAACGTGCAGGAGTTGGGCACCATCAAGCGCAAGCAACTGCCACTGAAAATCGTGCTGCTGGATAACCAGCGTTTGGGAATGGTTCGCCAGTGGCAGCAGTTATTCTGCGATGGCCGCTACAGCGAGACCAACCTCTCCGACAACCCTGATTTTCTGATGCTGGCGGCCGCCTTTGGTATTCCCGGCCAGCACATTAGCCGCAAAGATCAGGTTGCAGACGCGCTAGACGCTATGTTCAATAACGCCGGGCCTTATCTGTTACAGGTAGCGATCGATGAACTCGATAACGTCTGGCCGCTGGTGCCACCGGGTGCTGGCAATGAGACCATGTTGGAGGGAATATCATGA
- the ilvL gene encoding ilv operon leader peptide: MKVFAQVISLVVISVVVIIPPCGATLGRRKA; this comes from the coding sequence ATGAAAGTTTTTGCCCAAGTGATTAGCCTAGTCGTGATTAGCGTGGTGGTGATTATCCCACCATGCGGGGCTACACTTGGACGAAGAAAGGCTTAG